A stretch of DNA from Nitrospira sp. KM1:
GTGACGGTCGTCAGTGGATTGGCGCGAGGGATCGACGCAGCGGCTCATCGGGGTGCGCTCGACGGGGGAGGCCGAACGATCGCCGTTCTGGGCTGTGGAGTAGACCGTACCTATCCGCCCGAACATGACCGCCTGCGCCGTGAAATCGAAGCCCGAGGCGCTGTGCTCTCAGAAGTCCCGCTCGGATCTCCACCCCACAGCGCGCACTTTCCGCGACGAAACCGGATCATCAGCGGGTTGTCGATTGGCGTGGTCGTGACACAAGCCGCCATCAACAGCGGATCTTTGATCACGGCTCAGTCGGCGATCGATCAGGGGCGCGACGTCTTCGCGGTGCCAGGATTCGTCAAGGACGTCGCCAGCCGAGGGACGAATGCCTTGATCAGGAACGGGGCGACCTTGGTCGAGCAGGCGGCGGACATCGTCGAAGCCATCATGCCGCAGCTCGAACCATCCGTTCGCGCGATGGTGCGGCCTCTCCAGATCGAGCGTAAGAGAGCTCAAGATTTTGGTGTCCATGAACAGCTGGTGTATGATGTGCTTTCGTATGAGCCGAGAACCATCGATCAGATTGTCGTAGCCGCCCGCGCGTCCGTGTCGGCCGTCATGGCCGCACTCCTGACCCTGGAATTGCGCCAGCGTGTTCGTCAGCTCCCTGGACAATGCTATGTCCGGGCATGAACCGTCGGTCTTTTCCGTTCATGAGTTGCGTTGGCCGAAAAAGTTTGGTACGGATGGTAAAGTAAACCGGTAACGTAGCTGAGTCTGCATGGCAAAATCTCTTATCATTGTCGAGTCACCGACCAAGGCCAAGACCATTACCAAGTATTTGGGACGTGGGTACACGGTCATGGCCTCAGTCGGTCATGTGAAAGATCTGCCAACCAGCAAACTTGGGGTTGATCTGGACGACGATTTCAAACCGCAGTATGTCACGATCAAGGGCAAGTCCAAGGTGCTGGCTGAAATCAAGAAAAAGGCCGAAGAGGCCGACAAGGTATTTCTGGCTCCGGACCCGGATAGGGAAGGGGAGGCGATCGCCTGGCACTTGGCCGAGGAGTTGCGGGGGAAATCAAAAAAGAAATCGGACGGAAAAGTGTTTCGGGTTCTCTTTAACGAAATCACGGAATCCGCCATCAAGCGCGCGCTGCAGTCTCCTGGCCAAATTGATATGAAACTGGTCAATGCGCAGCAGGCGCGCCGGGTATTGGATAGAATCGTCGGTTATCAGGGCAGTCAGCTCTTGTGGAAGAAAGTTCGCCGCGGGCTGTCCATGGGACGCGTTCAGTCGGTCGCCGTCCGTCTGATGTGCGAACGCGAGCAGGAGCGCGAGGCATTCCGCACGGAAGAGTATTGGTCCATCACCGCCCTGCTTGCCGGAGCGATTCCCCCGCCGTTCGAAGCCAGATTGCATAGTATCAATGGTGAAGAAGCCTCGATTGCTAACGCCGATCAAGCGCAAGCGATCGTCTTTGCCATTCAGGGAAAAACCTTCACCGTCACCTCCGTCGAGCGAAAGGAAAAGAAGCGGAATCCGGTCGCACCATTTATCACCAGCCGCCTGCAGCAGGAGGCGGCACGGAAGCTCCATTTTACGCCGAAAAAGACGATGACTCTTGCTCAGCAACTCTATGAAGGTATAGAAATTGGCGCAGAAGGGGCCACCGGCCTCATTACCTACATGCGTACCGATTCTCCGAGGATCTCGCAGGAGGCGATGGCAGATGCCCGCCAACTGATCCAGGATCGCTTCGGCGCGGAATATCTCCCCGCCGTGCCGAACGTCTATAAAACGCAGAAGGCCGCGCAGGAGGCGCACGAAGCGATTCGGCCCACGTCCGCGTCGCGGGATCCGGAATCGATCAGGCAATATCTCGAACAAGATCAATATAACCTCTATAAACTCATCTGGAATCGGTTCATCGCGTCTCAGATGGTGCCGGCAATTCTCGACGTGACGCGGATTGAATCGACGCCGCTCGAGACGCAAGAGCGGTATGTGTTCCGATCCAGCGGGACCGTCGTCAAGTTTCCAGGCCATACCATCGTCTACCGCGAAGGAGTCGACAAAGAGTTGCTTGCACAGAAGACGAAGCCGGATGAAGAGGCCGACGAAGGCTCTGAGCGGCAATTGCCCGAATTGAACGAAGGGGAGCGGCTCAGGCTGATCGAACAGCCGGAACAGACCGTTCCAGGCGTGCTGTCAAAACAACATTTCACTCAGCCGCCGCCTCGCTACAACGAAGCGCTGCTGATCAAGGAGCTTGAAGAAAAGGGAATTGGAAGACCATCTACGTATGCCGCCATTATTTCGACGATCCAAGACCGTAAGTATGTCGAGAAGGTGGAAGGACGCTTCATTCCTACGGAAACGGGGCGCACCGTCAACGATTTTTTGATCAAGGGGTTTCCGGCGATTGTGAACGTCGATTTCACGTCTCATCTCGAGGAAGAGCTCGACGAGGTCGAGGAGGGTAACAAGCCGTGGGTCGATGCGGTGCGCGATTTCTACGATCCGTTCACATCGGATTTGGAAAGAGCCAAAACCATCCCCGGCCCTAAAGACACCGTTGAACCTCCCACCGACATTCCCTGTGAGAAATGCGGCAGAATGATGGAAATCAAGTGGGGAAGAAACGGAAAATTTCTCGCCTGCCCAGGGTACAAGGACGATCCGCCGTGCAAGAATACTCAGAACTTTGAGAAATTGCCTGATGGAACGATCAAGATCGTTCCGAAGCAAGAATTGACGACAGACCAAGTGTGTGACAAATGTGGAAGTCCGATGGTCGTCAAGACCGGACGATTCGGAAAATTCATTGCTTGCTCCGCATATCCGGAATGCAAAACGACCAAGCCATTGGCACTCGGAGTGAAATGTCCCCAGCCCGGATGCGATGGCGATCTGGTTCAGAAAAGAACCCGCAAAGGTCGTTCGTTTTTCGCGTGTAGTAAGTATCCGCAATGTGAGTTTGCTTTGTGGGATCGTCCTGTCAACAAAGTCTGCCCGACCTGCAGCGCGCCATTTCTGATTGAAAAAGTCAGCAAACAGACCGGACGCAGTGTGCAATGCCGGAATGAAGAGTGCGGATATCGAGAAGCCGGCTAGCCCATCATTTTTTCTTTTTTCCTCCATCATTCATCTTCCTCCATTGATGCGAGAGTACAATCTTCGCTCTCCATGCGTTCACGCATCATATGCGCTCGCGAGATTGATAACTCGTGTCACCGAAACTGAGAGATGGAATCAAGACGCGTCCCGCAGCGAGTTGACGAATGACAAAACCGTGATGATAATGAGCATGTCATCGTCATGTATGCGGTCGAGCATACGAATGTTTATCGAAAGGGGGAACGATCATGAAAGCAAAGGAAGGTGTTATCAACCTGCTGAACAAGATCCTGACGGCCGACCTCACAGCGATCAATCAATATTTTGTTCATGCAAAAATGTGCGAGAATTGGGGCTATGAACGCCTCCACCACAAGGTACGTGAGCGAAGCATCGATGAAATGAAGGACGCTGACGAATTGATCGGCCACATCCTGTATCTCGAAGGTGTGCCGAATGTCCAGCGGATGAATACCGTTCATGTAGGCGAAACAGTTCCGGAACAACTCAAATTGGACTTGAAAGCCGAGCAAGAGATGCTCAGCGTGCTCAGCGAAGGAGTGGTTCATTGCACCAAAGTGTCGGATTTCACGACTCGCCATATGTTGGAAGATATGGCGAAAGACGTGGATGCGCACATCGATTGGATCGAAACACAAATGGAGACGATCAAACAGATCGGATTGGAGAATTATCTCGCTGAGCAGATCAAGAAAGAGTCTTGATAGACATCTCTCCATCGCCCGCCTCACAATATGACTCAAGGAGGGGGGCTTGCATACAGCATAAGTCCCCCTCGTGAAGAGCAGAAGTGATACGCCGACAATAGAGTCACATGGACTTGAGATGGCCGGGCCAGTATGAAATCGAGTTATTTGGTATTAGGTGAGCGGCCGCTGGCAGACTTTAATA
This window harbors:
- the bfr gene encoding bacterioferritin, with the translated sequence MKAKEGVINLLNKILTADLTAINQYFVHAKMCENWGYERLHHKVRERSIDEMKDADELIGHILYLEGVPNVQRMNTVHVGETVPEQLKLDLKAEQEMLSVLSEGVVHCTKVSDFTTRHMLEDMAKDVDAHIDWIETQMETIKQIGLENYLAEQIKKES
- the dprA gene encoding DNA-processing protein DprA — encoded protein: MTGQAQYSTNIVSGRSAGDARPSTSHEESLRAWFLLRAIPGLGDVTLLRLIDLWKTPDAVFDASKDELIANGCSPRLVEAIKKSPDPSIQREIDRELSELRRTGIQVLTILDASYPQRLRTIADPPPILYASGRMQKQDELSVAIVGARRGTPGGRALTEEFARELATYGVTVVSGLARGIDAAAHRGALDGGGRTIAVLGCGVDRTYPPEHDRLRREIEARGAVLSEVPLGSPPHSAHFPRRNRIISGLSIGVVVTQAAINSGSLITAQSAIDQGRDVFAVPGFVKDVASRGTNALIRNGATLVEQAADIVEAIMPQLEPSVRAMVRPLQIERKRAQDFGVHEQLVYDVLSYEPRTIDQIVVAARASVSAVMAALLTLELRQRVRQLPGQCYVRA
- the topA gene encoding type I DNA topoisomerase, which codes for MAKSLIIVESPTKAKTITKYLGRGYTVMASVGHVKDLPTSKLGVDLDDDFKPQYVTIKGKSKVLAEIKKKAEEADKVFLAPDPDREGEAIAWHLAEELRGKSKKKSDGKVFRVLFNEITESAIKRALQSPGQIDMKLVNAQQARRVLDRIVGYQGSQLLWKKVRRGLSMGRVQSVAVRLMCEREQEREAFRTEEYWSITALLAGAIPPPFEARLHSINGEEASIANADQAQAIVFAIQGKTFTVTSVERKEKKRNPVAPFITSRLQQEAARKLHFTPKKTMTLAQQLYEGIEIGAEGATGLITYMRTDSPRISQEAMADARQLIQDRFGAEYLPAVPNVYKTQKAAQEAHEAIRPTSASRDPESIRQYLEQDQYNLYKLIWNRFIASQMVPAILDVTRIESTPLETQERYVFRSSGTVVKFPGHTIVYREGVDKELLAQKTKPDEEADEGSERQLPELNEGERLRLIEQPEQTVPGVLSKQHFTQPPPRYNEALLIKELEEKGIGRPSTYAAIISTIQDRKYVEKVEGRFIPTETGRTVNDFLIKGFPAIVNVDFTSHLEEELDEVEEGNKPWVDAVRDFYDPFTSDLERAKTIPGPKDTVEPPTDIPCEKCGRMMEIKWGRNGKFLACPGYKDDPPCKNTQNFEKLPDGTIKIVPKQELTTDQVCDKCGSPMVVKTGRFGKFIACSAYPECKTTKPLALGVKCPQPGCDGDLVQKRTRKGRSFFACSKYPQCEFALWDRPVNKVCPTCSAPFLIEKVSKQTGRSVQCRNEECGYREAG